In one Andrena cerasifolii isolate SP2316 chromosome 2, iyAndCera1_principal, whole genome shotgun sequence genomic region, the following are encoded:
- the LOC143366082 gene encoding uncharacterized protein LOC143366082: MAKDKKGRKLAVQLKENKVTLKKRNLNARSKWVCGSFHYRKKTSAWQRAKQKSTEKLWKVPKKLAVSNMLVEHNKEIYDRQIKQLNLVLKRSSNCQTLTQDELKMLFLKYKRDGHYRPDKNLSPFTILADGTSGTTNGRQFCDATQCTSIPDVQVINYKNSNEAAGNLYCDAASENERNKENLSLYRNMQINLKHDTWKPKAVLKESNVDNKVNNKYLCVQQSPAIDSNYNRMLTTYDTQTCNNASMLNDAQNFDQPKSNFDVNRISNIADERFYYNLMNADSILSEDQSYRYMNESLLCNPPNSSLEYENVTNGSGTSQQNDMQCPMWYNDLWDQNLCNDFHSNNWNCNASSMNNSNVQSWKNQPMCTYTNNLDSYYHKNHSERQSNFNSDVNMYQSMANGVMPYVANSSESSQQDFNSSYTSTSNAASNNFFADVNAFISSYANINDQCM; this comes from the exons ATGGCCAAAGACAAGAAAGGAAGAAAGCTTGCAGTGCAGCTGAAGGAAAATAAAGTCACACTGAAGAAAAGGAATCTG AATGCTAGGAGCAAATGGGTATGCGGTTCGTTCCACTATCGTAAGAAAACCAGCGCATGGCAAAGAGCGAAACAGAAGAGTACCGAGAAGCTGTGGAAGGTTCCTAAGAAGTTAGCAGTCTCGAACATGCTTGTGGAGCATAACAAAGAAATATACGACCGCCAGATTAAACAGCTGAATCTGGTTTTAAAGCGGTCGTCGAACTGTCAGACGCTTACGCAGGACGAGTTGAAGATGCTTTTCCTGAAGTACAAGCGAGATGGACATTACAGACCTGATAAGAATCTATCACCGTTTACAATTCTCGCGGACGGTACGAGCGGTACAACGAACGGGAGACAATTTTGCGACGCGACGCAGTGTACGTCCATTCCCGACGTACAAGTGATAAACTATAAAAACAGCAACGAGGCAGCTGGGAATTTATATTGCGACGCTGCCAGCGAGAATGAACGCAACAAGGAAAACTTGAGCCTTTACAGAAATATGCAGATAAACTTGAAGCACGATACGTGGAAACCTAAAGCAGTACTTAAAGAAAGTAACGTGGATAATAAAGTTAACAATAAGTATCTATGTGTCCAGCAAAGTCCTGCGATTGATAGTAATTATAATCGCATGCTCACGACCTACGATACGCAAACGTGCAACAACGCGAGCATGTTAAACGATGCACAGAACTTTGATCAGCCAAAGTCGAACTTTGATGTTAATAGAATCTCTAACATAGCAGACGAACGTTTCTATTACAATTTAATGAACGCAGATAGTATTCTTTCCGAAGATCAGAGCTACAGATACATGAATGAGAGTTTACTCTGTAATCCGCCTAACTCGAGTCTGGAGTACGAGAATGTAACTAACGGCAGCGGTACGTCGCAGCAGAATGATATGCAATGTCCAATGTGGTATAACGACTTGTGGGATCAGAATCTTTGCAACGATTTCCATTCAAATAACTGGAACTGTAATGCGTCTTCGATGAATAATAGCAACGTCCAGTCGTGGAAAAATCAGCCGATGTGCacttatactaataacttagacTCGTACTATCATAAAAATCACTCTGAACGACAGAGTAACTTCAATTCGGACGTTAACATGTACCAATCGATGGCCAACGGTGTCATGCCATATGTTGCTAACAGTAGCGAAAGCAGTCAACAAGACTTTAATAGCAGCTACACCTCAACCTCAAATGCTGCATCAAATAACTTCTTCGCAGACGTAAATGCATTTATTTCCTCTTATGCTAACATCAATGACCAGTGTATGTAA
- the LOC143366084 gene encoding apoptosis regulatory protein Siva → MPKRPCPFEDDLPPQLKVHVGQKQVDNGVCREERMQTVYGRTMDLLKEGVKSLSQKLNTSLEMNPADELPPKLPCSSKGKCEPTTKQMVLNSKLELLGTDKAIKDVRPKYDLCECTRVINQNMFCKCSYCDQPLCSSCLFECVACSEQFCQNCSVPVYDYEERKKCLNCYR, encoded by the exons ATGCCGAAGCGTCCATGTCCCTTCGAAGACGATTTGCCGCCTCAACTAAAAGTACACGTAGGTCAGAAGCAGGTCGACAACGGAGTCTGCCGAGAGGAACGCATGCAAACTGTTTACG GCAGAACGATGGACTTGTTGAAAGAGGGTGTCAAGTCACTTTCCCAAAAGTTGAACACGTCTCTAGAAATGAACCCTGCCGATGAGCTTCCACCAAAGTTACCCTGCTCTAGCAAAGGGAAATGTGAACCCACTACAAAGCAAATGGTGCTGAACAGCAAATTGGAATTGTTAGGGACGGACAAGGCTATAAAG GACGTTCGACCAAAGTACGACCTCTGCGAATGCACTCGAGTGATAAATCAGAATATGTTCTGTAAATGCTCCTATTGCGATCAGCCTCTGTGCAGCTCCTGCCTCTTCGAGTGCGTCGCTTGCTCAGAGCAGTTTTGTCAGAACTGCTCTGTCCCTGT GTACGACTATGAAGAGCGGAAGAAGTGTCTTAATTGTTATAGATAG